A part of Prolixibacteraceae bacterium genomic DNA contains:
- a CDS encoding FecR family protein, translating into MRREKEISWRLFRKANRQDLSKKEKEAFDNWAKKPQHQSFFDSATSFYQEKEMEEEIDVDRGFQSFIQQVESSNRKSRWKSFAVAASILLAITTGSLKWYSSNYSEGDHTSVVAEIDLQRPYLILEDGTKVALKDTVQLPKGLFEIKSDRLVVTDISAQWFVSDKHYSLVVPRKQSYCVELADGTVVTMNAASKLTFPNIFDEDSRQVSVKGEAFFKVSKQENKPFYVRTSDVYVKVLGTQFNVNTRNQNHTVVILTEGKVEAVHQKSQQKVSITPDMLASFHDGKWTTQKHINAQRLLAWRGDAFSYENNTLEEIFKDLSYWYDFKVKYSNKETKKLKFTGTFERYNHFQDIVRLFQTMGIIIEFKEGIYEIKEKQ; encoded by the coding sequence ATGAGAAGAGAAAAAGAGATATCATGGAGGCTTTTCCGGAAAGCAAACCGACAGGATTTATCAAAGAAGGAGAAAGAAGCATTTGACAATTGGGCTAAAAAGCCTCAACATCAATCATTTTTTGACAGTGCAACAAGCTTCTATCAAGAAAAAGAGATGGAGGAGGAGATCGATGTAGATAGAGGATTTCAATCCTTTATACAACAAGTGGAATCATCCAATCGGAAGAGTCGTTGGAAGTCATTCGCTGTTGCAGCAAGTATTTTATTGGCAATCACAACTGGTTCTTTGAAATGGTATAGTAGTAATTATAGTGAGGGAGACCACACAAGTGTAGTGGCAGAAATTGACCTTCAGAGGCCTTATTTAATACTTGAAGATGGCACAAAAGTCGCGTTAAAAGATACTGTACAACTACCTAAAGGGCTATTTGAAATCAAATCTGACCGTCTGGTAGTAACTGATATTTCAGCTCAGTGGTTTGTATCTGATAAGCACTATTCACTTGTAGTTCCAAGAAAACAGAGCTATTGCGTGGAACTGGCTGATGGTACTGTAGTCACAATGAATGCAGCAAGTAAGCTAACCTTTCCAAATATTTTTGATGAGGATAGCCGACAAGTGAGTGTAAAAGGAGAAGCATTCTTCAAAGTGAGCAAACAGGAGAACAAACCTTTCTATGTGAGAACATCAGATGTCTATGTGAAAGTGTTGGGAACACAGTTTAATGTAAATACGCGCAACCAAAATCACACAGTAGTCATTCTTACAGAAGGGAAAGTAGAGGCAGTGCATCAGAAGAGCCAACAGAAGGTCTCTATCACACCAGATATGTTAGCATCCTTCCATGATGGTAAGTGGACCACCCAAAAGCATATAAATGCACAACGACTATTGGCTTGGAGAGGTGATGCTTTCTCTTATGAAAATAACACGTTAGAAGAGATCTTCAAGGATCTTTCTTATTGGTATGATTTCAAGGTAAAATATTCAAATAAAGAGACCAAGAAACTCAAGTTTACTGGAACATTTGAGCGCTACAACCATTTTCAAGACATCGTTAGATTATTTCAAACGATGGGAATTATAATAGAATTTAAAGAGGGTATTTATGAAATAAAAGAGAAACAATAA
- a CDS encoding NAD-dependent epimerase/dehydratase family protein: MKEIDKSKPVMVTGATGYVAEWLVKLLLDQGMTVHATVRNPMNKEKLSVLEKLAEEADGTIKFFKADLLHPHSFKEAMEGCELVYHTASPFFLDVVDPKEELVEPALRGTQNVLEQANETESVQRVVLTSSVAAIYGDNIDLKKSVTGKFTEKDWNTTSSLTHGAYMYSKILAEREAWKIYDAQDRWDLVVINPSFVMGPAIDPKHVTSESFKLIKKMGNGTFKSGLPSLACGVVDVRDVAIAHFRAGIFTGVEGRYIVSGHDASLLKMSTELIPVYGDSYPLPTKLVPKWLLWFLGPMMDKSLSRRFIRKNIGLRCIMDNTKSKDDLKMIYRPMHETMQEMFQQLIDHQLLK; encoded by the coding sequence ATGAAAGAGATAGATAAGTCTAAGCCAGTTATGGTTACTGGTGCTACAGGGTATGTTGCAGAATGGTTGGTCAAACTTCTTTTAGATCAAGGCATGACTGTGCATGCAACTGTCAGAAATCCAATGAATAAAGAGAAGCTCTCAGTGCTAGAGAAACTGGCTGAAGAGGCAGATGGTACCATTAAATTTTTTAAGGCAGATCTGCTACATCCTCATTCGTTTAAGGAGGCAATGGAAGGGTGTGAATTAGTCTATCATACAGCGTCTCCTTTCTTCTTAGATGTAGTGGACCCCAAAGAAGAACTTGTAGAACCAGCCTTGCGTGGGACCCAAAACGTCTTAGAACAAGCCAACGAGACAGAGAGTGTTCAACGTGTGGTGCTAACAAGTAGTGTGGCTGCCATATATGGCGACAATATTGATCTTAAGAAGAGTGTAACAGGTAAGTTTACAGAGAAAGACTGGAATACTACTTCTTCTTTGACGCATGGAGCATATATGTATTCTAAAATACTTGCCGAGAGAGAGGCTTGGAAGATATATGATGCACAGGATAGATGGGATTTGGTGGTCATTAACCCCTCTTTTGTAATGGGACCAGCCATAGACCCAAAGCATGTTACTTCTGAAAGCTTTAAGCTTATAAAGAAGATGGGAAATGGAACATTCAAGTCCGGACTTCCTTCATTAGCATGTGGAGTAGTGGATGTGCGTGATGTGGCTATAGCTCATTTTCGTGCTGGTATATTTACTGGTGTGGAGGGGAGATATATTGTTTCAGGACACGATGCTTCTCTGTTGAAAATGTCTACGGAGTTAATACCTGTCTATGGAGATAGCTACCCTTTACCCACAAAACTCGTTCCTAAATGGCTGTTATGGTTTTTAGGCCCTATGATGGATAAGAGCTTAAGCCGACGATTTATTCGAAAGAATATTGGCCTCCGCTGTATTATGGATAACACCAAGAGTAAGGATGATTTGAAAATGATCTATAGGCCAATGCACGAAACCATGCAAGAGATGTTTCAACAACTTATTGATCATCAACTATTGAAGTAA
- a CDS encoding ATP-binding protein produces MRSLNKIVFINSANIPYAEIPLDGNTHFIGTQGVGKSTILRAILFFYNADSRKLGMPQGPTVKNFVQWYLSYANSYIVYEVVRETGNYCVVALRNKNKVRFRFIDSPYRSDLFMDEDRRACTSWEAIRKNLDAHQIHCSNLIQSFEEYRNIIYGNLLGKPEYKRYTLLESKQYSNIFRTIQNVFLNTKLDANEIKQTIISSMEESSLSIDLSVYANHLKGFETQINDIRNFKKESTQRYAKQIASHLSSIHVLTQEEKRLFVQLKGRMSQIEIAEPLLIRELERLNHEKQKLEREWLDNKASMEKELDALKAEASLNQEKIDRSHKQKAYYETKNIEQILERIAKKGDVESQKSALVREKQILSSQYANIQHRYEALIEAKVNEKSQRLLEKQTQINEIDTAFNATQNSNLMAQNQAIEKVDREAEKRLLEQQEQLDHRHENLHRLEGEKRLLKHTPLYRDELIEMDRAKEQKHLDMEGLSQKIQHDKAQIKTLESQWELEKEKFKNNFTLSEERLRLRATTCQEAFALVEQKITVFDRSLYGWLDKHEKQWKSNIGKVMDPQLLFRDDLAPSHTSESNSLYGVELDLTPLEDYNKDSKEQLAFEQERLQQEQVDIQSEFKALDNQHKEAVEKLKGRYTRKIKTLKEAVRQNDYQQKECQKDLDKLIVMRNELAEKAEKEQVERVATIQEKIDRARIDVTTCKESLQMMKGAVKRDKEEVKQQFQKQLKQELEKAQQGKELLQKSIAQFEETFSKEHDALIQQRNQELKEEGADTERLTQLEALIVSLEKELLFIDRHRELVGEYHKDKRELFDLMPHFEKELARIEGELKRLHQEFQIAYRKSQHQIEIVTKESKKSQEELQLFRVDKERYNTFLKSHIYEDLKVETEGMEIESTHRTASVIMDEINEKHYRKKDILDMLRAACDKFLSFFSMGNIFQFPEKLLENRAYLDWAEELTEFVEDHKIEEFERRTGERFGEIVKNVGKEITLLISKTGEIRKVIHKINTDFRSKNFVTAIQNIELGINDSQNPVVTILRNIKDLSDTFASPLGENNLFAHNENQHSEQDAVGLLKQLIKTIHQSKSDYIYLTDIFELNFRIEENGNDTGWVEKLSNVGSEGTDVLAKAMINIMLLNVFKEGASRKFSNFKLHCMMDEIGKLHPNNIKGILKFANDRNILLINGSPTESTPLSYRHIYHVSKDENKKTKVVRLVSGSHHQTNVADENNT; encoded by the coding sequence ATGAGATCTCTCAATAAAATTGTTTTTATCAACAGCGCCAATATACCTTATGCCGAAATACCCTTGGATGGAAACACCCACTTTATTGGGACACAAGGGGTAGGGAAGAGTACTATTCTGCGTGCCATCCTATTCTTTTATAATGCTGACTCTCGAAAGCTCGGCATGCCACAAGGACCCACGGTAAAGAACTTTGTACAGTGGTATCTCTCTTATGCCAACTCCTATATCGTCTATGAGGTGGTACGAGAAACAGGGAACTACTGTGTGGTTGCCCTGCGTAATAAAAATAAAGTACGTTTCCGTTTTATCGACAGCCCTTATCGTAGCGACCTCTTTATGGATGAGGATCGTCGTGCCTGTACTTCATGGGAGGCGATACGTAAGAATCTTGATGCCCATCAGATTCACTGTTCTAATCTAATCCAAAGTTTCGAAGAGTATCGCAATATCATCTATGGTAATCTTCTAGGAAAACCCGAATATAAGCGATATACCTTGCTCGAATCCAAACAGTATAGCAACATCTTTCGAACTATACAGAATGTTTTCTTAAATACGAAATTGGATGCCAATGAGATCAAGCAGACCATTATCTCTTCGATGGAAGAGTCGAGTTTGTCTATCGACCTATCGGTGTATGCCAACCACCTAAAGGGGTTTGAGACACAGATCAACGATATCCGTAATTTCAAGAAAGAGAGCACCCAGCGCTATGCCAAACAGATCGCCTCTCATCTTTCGAGTATTCATGTCTTGACTCAAGAAGAGAAGCGACTATTTGTACAGCTAAAGGGACGTATGTCGCAGATAGAGATTGCCGAACCCCTGCTTATTCGCGAATTAGAGCGTCTCAACCATGAAAAGCAGAAGCTCGAAAGAGAGTGGTTAGACAACAAAGCTTCGATGGAGAAAGAGCTTGATGCCCTGAAAGCAGAAGCGAGTCTAAACCAAGAGAAAATCGATCGTTCTCATAAACAAAAGGCCTATTACGAAACAAAAAATATCGAACAGATATTAGAGCGTATTGCTAAAAAGGGAGATGTCGAGAGCCAAAAGAGTGCTTTGGTCAGAGAGAAGCAGATTCTGAGTAGCCAATATGCCAACATACAACATCGTTACGAAGCACTTATAGAAGCCAAGGTCAATGAGAAGTCGCAGCGACTATTAGAGAAGCAAACACAGATCAACGAGATAGATACCGCTTTTAATGCTACCCAAAATAGCAATCTAATGGCACAGAACCAAGCGATAGAGAAGGTCGATAGAGAAGCTGAAAAACGACTGTTAGAACAACAGGAACAGCTCGATCATCGACACGAAAACCTTCATCGACTTGAAGGAGAAAAACGTCTATTGAAACATACCCCACTCTATCGTGATGAACTCATTGAAATGGATCGTGCTAAAGAGCAGAAGCATCTAGATATGGAGGGCTTAAGCCAGAAGATTCAACACGATAAAGCACAGATAAAAACGTTAGAGAGCCAATGGGAACTTGAGAAAGAGAAGTTTAAGAACAACTTTACCCTTTCCGAAGAGCGTCTACGCTTACGTGCTACTACCTGCCAAGAGGCATTCGCTCTTGTCGAACAAAAGATCACGGTATTTGATCGTTCTCTTTATGGCTGGCTGGATAAACACGAAAAGCAGTGGAAGTCGAATATTGGTAAGGTGATGGACCCACAACTTCTTTTCCGTGATGATCTTGCTCCGAGCCATACTTCAGAGAGCAACTCTCTTTATGGTGTAGAGCTTGATCTAACCCCATTGGAAGATTATAACAAAGATTCGAAAGAACAGTTGGCTTTCGAGCAAGAACGCTTACAACAAGAGCAGGTCGATATCCAGTCGGAATTTAAGGCGTTGGATAATCAACACAAAGAGGCTGTCGAGAAGCTCAAAGGACGCTATACGCGTAAAATCAAAACTTTGAAAGAGGCCGTGCGTCAAAATGACTATCAACAAAAAGAGTGTCAAAAAGATCTCGATAAGTTGATTGTTATGCGTAATGAGCTGGCTGAGAAGGCCGAAAAAGAGCAAGTAGAAAGAGTCGCTACTATCCAAGAGAAAATTGATCGTGCTCGTATAGATGTGACCACCTGCAAAGAGTCGCTACAAATGATGAAAGGGGCTGTAAAACGAGATAAAGAGGAGGTGAAGCAGCAGTTCCAAAAACAGTTAAAACAAGAGTTGGAGAAGGCTCAACAAGGTAAAGAGCTGCTTCAGAAAAGCATTGCTCAGTTCGAAGAGACATTCTCAAAGGAGCATGACGCGTTAATACAACAACGCAACCAAGAGTTGAAAGAAGAGGGGGCCGACACCGAAAGACTAACACAGCTGGAGGCCCTGATTGTGTCGCTTGAGAAAGAACTGCTCTTTATCGACCGCCATCGTGAACTGGTTGGAGAATACCATAAAGATAAGCGAGAACTGTTTGATCTCATGCCCCATTTCGAAAAAGAGTTAGCTCGAATAGAGGGCGAACTAAAGAGACTGCACCAAGAATTTCAAATCGCATACCGTAAATCACAACACCAGATAGAGATAGTGACCAAAGAGAGCAAAAAGTCTCAAGAGGAGTTACAACTATTTCGTGTAGATAAAGAGCGATACAATACCTTCTTAAAATCACATATCTATGAGGATCTAAAGGTGGAAACCGAAGGGATGGAGATCGAAAGTACCCATCGAACGGCCTCGGTGATTATGGACGAAATCAATGAGAAGCACTATCGTAAAAAAGATATTCTAGATATGCTTCGTGCCGCATGCGATAAGTTTCTATCGTTCTTCTCTATGGGCAACATCTTCCAATTTCCAGAAAAGCTACTTGAAAATAGAGCCTACCTAGACTGGGCTGAAGAGCTTACCGAATTTGTTGAAGACCATAAGATAGAGGAGTTTGAACGTCGTACAGGCGAACGTTTTGGTGAGATTGTCAAGAATGTAGGCAAAGAGATCACCCTACTCATCTCTAAGACTGGTGAAATCCGTAAGGTGATCCATAAGATCAACACCGACTTTAGGAGTAAGAATTTCGTTACTGCGATACAAAATATCGAACTAGGGATTAACGATAGTCAGAATCCTGTGGTGACCATCTTGCGTAATATTAAAGATCTGAGCGACACTTTTGCCTCTCCTTTAGGCGAAAATAATCTTTTTGCACATAACGAGAACCAACATAGTGAGCAGGATGCCGTGGGGTTACTTAAACAGCTGATCAAAACCATACATCAGAGTAAAAGTGACTATATCTATTTGACCGATATCTTTGAGCTCAATTTCCGTATCGAAGAGAATGGCAACGACACTGGGTGGGTCGAAAAACTATCTAATGTCGGATCAGAAGGAACGGATGTACTAGCCAAGGCGATGATCAACATTATGCTGCTGAATGTGTTTAAAGAGGGGGCATCACGCAAATTCTCCAATTTTAAACTTCACTGTATGATGGATGAGATTGGGAAGCTTCATCCCAACAACATCAAAGGGATATTGAAGTTCGCTAACGATAGAAATATATTGCTTATCAATGGATCGCCCACCGAAAGTACCCCATTAAGTTACCGACATATCTATCATGTGTCGAAAGATGAAAATAAGAAGACCAAGGTGGTGCGACTGGTTTCAGGGTCACACCATCAAACCAACGTAGCAGATGAAAATAACACTTAA
- a CDS encoding TonB-dependent receptor, protein MNRNWSNSIKTVTTWLILSLCVFSSQSIYATEGTVDLPSMSVRVKSETLKGLLLRLQDASELSFFFQEDAVENIVVKNKAFKDTPLSTILDECLKETSLTYTLNGKTVTIHSKRTRPINQDQQKETNRKITGTVVDVQGEPIIGATIQLVGTVKGGISDINGQFALTVDKDVTQIKVSYIGMKSKVIDIQNTTNINVTLQQESIGLSEVVAVGYGVMKKSDLTGAVSSVKTEDLPESATTSVQHMLSGKAAGVKVTQNDAQPGGAISITVRGAASVGAGNSPLYIIDGFPVADGVDPNTGSNRYTVGTRSPLNSINPNDIESIEVLKDASATAIYGARAANGVILITTKNGKKGKVKVDYGLKTGVQNISKPWDVLDAQGYMQATNRQAKEKWMMDNKVGVYGNADAATITPWVPTYTEDQMNNSGPGTDWFDLVTRQGKIIENNVTISGANEKTNYLISVNHFDQDGVVKGNDFMRLTGRVNLDTKINDWLKVGIRSTGSRVNYNNASMGTGINEYAGVIETAMRFTPTLDVKDEDGNYTLIPGSPFYPNPVSLLEITNETQKDRLLAQGYVEISPLKNLKMTTKVGVDQNRATTKLYLPKTTLYGERVGGQANITQNNREDYLFNTTLSYQFDLFKNHHISSLVGYEYQKFTWEGHGLGNNKFTTDAFLYNNIGAGEGEKPGVSSYQGEDVLASYFGRLLYNINDKYLFTFTLRADGSTKFGKNNKWGYFPSGALAWRINNEPFMESQEWISNLKLRLSAGQTGNSNISGAFAYYNMGHNWIFGDNVSTGSYLSSYENPSLRWETTTEYNIGADIGFWNNRVSASVEYFYKEISDLLGKKALRSFLELSKMNANMGITSSRGYEVTLSTINIDRAFKWTTNLNLSAYKDAWVQRAPGTILKSYESEKDPIRVHWGYEMDGLVQPGEAIPHMPSAIPGWQKVKDINGFDENNNKTGEPDGKLNEADMVKIANEDPSLIIGFTNTFEYKNFDLNIHMYGMLGIKKTNAYLEDGQFGYELSRGQNKAVLINDSWSSENPNGKYPNSVARNPYAGGYQFLLQDASFIRVKNITMGYTFDKLLQHTKFLQKARVYVDVSNPFIITDYEGGDPEFGGLYPPQTSYTLGLNISF, encoded by the coding sequence ATGAACAGGAATTGGAGCAATTCAATAAAGACTGTAACGACATGGCTGATACTTAGTCTATGTGTGTTCAGTTCTCAGTCTATCTATGCTACAGAAGGTACCGTAGACCTACCTTCCATGAGTGTAAGGGTAAAATCGGAAACACTAAAAGGTCTTCTACTACGACTTCAAGATGCATCTGAACTATCCTTCTTCTTCCAAGAAGATGCGGTAGAAAATATCGTAGTTAAAAACAAAGCATTCAAGGATACCCCATTGTCTACAATCCTTGACGAATGTCTAAAAGAGACCTCCCTAACATACACACTTAATGGGAAAACGGTTACAATACACTCAAAGAGGACTCGTCCTATAAATCAAGATCAACAGAAAGAGACCAACCGCAAAATTACAGGTACAGTTGTTGATGTACAAGGTGAACCTATAATAGGTGCCACCATTCAACTTGTAGGAACAGTTAAGGGTGGGATCTCCGATATCAACGGTCAGTTTGCTTTAACTGTTGATAAAGACGTGACACAAATAAAGGTTTCTTATATCGGAATGAAATCAAAAGTTATTGACATTCAAAACACCACAAATATCAATGTAACTCTTCAACAAGAGTCTATCGGGCTCAGTGAAGTAGTTGCAGTAGGTTACGGCGTGATGAAAAAGAGTGATCTCACAGGTGCTGTTTCTTCAGTAAAAACTGAAGATCTTCCTGAATCAGCAACAACTTCTGTACAACATATGCTTTCAGGAAAAGCTGCTGGGGTTAAAGTAACACAAAATGATGCACAACCAGGTGGAGCAATCTCAATAACCGTTCGAGGTGCAGCATCTGTTGGTGCGGGTAATTCACCGCTTTACATTATAGATGGCTTCCCCGTAGCCGATGGAGTTGACCCGAATACAGGATCAAACAGATATACGGTAGGAACAAGAAGCCCTCTAAATTCAATCAACCCTAATGACATTGAGTCCATCGAAGTGCTAAAAGATGCTAGTGCGACAGCGATATATGGTGCAAGAGCTGCCAATGGGGTTATATTAATCACAACAAAAAATGGTAAAAAAGGGAAAGTAAAAGTAGACTACGGACTAAAAACAGGAGTTCAAAACATATCGAAACCATGGGATGTTTTGGATGCACAAGGCTATATGCAGGCAACAAACCGCCAAGCAAAAGAGAAGTGGATGATGGACAACAAAGTAGGGGTTTATGGTAATGCAGATGCCGCTACAATCACACCATGGGTACCTACCTATACAGAAGATCAAATGAACAATTCTGGCCCTGGTACTGACTGGTTTGATCTTGTCACAAGACAAGGTAAAATTATTGAGAATAATGTAACCATTAGTGGTGCCAATGAGAAAACCAATTATTTAATTTCGGTAAACCATTTCGATCAAGACGGTGTCGTTAAAGGAAATGACTTTATGCGTTTGACTGGACGTGTAAATCTTGATACTAAAATTAATGATTGGTTAAAAGTAGGTATCCGTTCTACGGGGAGTCGTGTAAACTACAATAATGCTTCGATGGGAACAGGGATCAATGAGTATGCAGGAGTAATTGAAACCGCAATGCGATTTACACCAACATTGGATGTGAAAGATGAAGATGGGAACTACACACTTATACCAGGCTCTCCATTCTATCCAAATCCAGTATCTCTACTTGAAATTACCAATGAAACTCAAAAGGATAGACTTCTTGCTCAAGGATACGTTGAGATTTCTCCTTTAAAGAATCTTAAAATGACCACAAAGGTAGGTGTGGATCAAAACAGAGCAACAACCAAACTGTATCTACCCAAAACGACACTCTATGGAGAAAGAGTAGGTGGACAAGCAAATATTACCCAAAACAATCGTGAGGACTACTTATTCAACACGACTTTATCTTACCAATTTGATCTATTCAAAAACCATCATATTAGCTCATTAGTTGGTTACGAATATCAGAAATTCACATGGGAAGGGCATGGACTAGGAAATAATAAGTTTACCACCGATGCTTTTCTTTATAACAATATTGGTGCAGGAGAAGGTGAAAAACCAGGTGTATCATCCTACCAAGGAGAAGATGTGCTTGCATCTTATTTTGGAAGATTACTTTACAATATTAACGACAAATATCTATTTACGTTCACATTAAGAGCTGATGGTTCCACTAAATTCGGTAAGAATAACAAGTGGGGGTATTTCCCTTCAGGTGCGTTGGCATGGAGAATTAATAATGAACCATTTATGGAATCACAAGAGTGGATCAGCAACCTAAAACTTCGTTTGAGTGCGGGGCAAACTGGTAATAGTAATATATCTGGTGCATTTGCATACTACAACATGGGACACAATTGGATATTTGGAGATAATGTAAGCACTGGTTCTTACTTAAGCTCATATGAGAATCCAAGTCTAAGATGGGAAACTACAACCGAATATAATATTGGTGCAGATATTGGTTTTTGGAATAATAGAGTAAGTGCGAGTGTTGAGTATTTCTATAAAGAGATTTCCGATCTTCTAGGTAAAAAAGCATTACGCTCTTTCTTAGAATTGAGCAAAATGAATGCCAATATGGGGATTACATCCTCTAGAGGATACGAAGTAACTCTCTCTACCATTAATATTGACCGTGCTTTCAAATGGACTACAAATTTAAACCTTTCAGCATACAAAGATGCATGGGTTCAAAGAGCTCCTGGCACTATTCTTAAATCTTACGAATCAGAAAAAGATCCTATTCGTGTACATTGGGGGTATGAAATGGACGGACTCGTTCAACCAGGAGAGGCAATCCCTCATATGCCATCAGCAATCCCAGGATGGCAAAAGGTCAAAGACATTAACGGCTTTGATGAGAATAACAATAAAACAGGAGAACCTGATGGAAAATTAAATGAGGCTGATATGGTAAAGATTGCAAATGAAGACCCTTCTCTAATCATCGGATTTACCAATACTTTTGAGTATAAAAACTTTGATCTGAATATTCATATGTATGGAATGCTAGGAATCAAAAAAACCAATGCTTATTTAGAAGATGGACAGTTCGGATATGAATTGTCGCGTGGTCAAAATAAAGCAGTGCTTATCAATGATTCTTGGAGTAGCGAGAACCCAAATGGGAAATACCCTAACAGTGTCGCACGTAATCCATATGCTGGCGGATATCAATTCTTGCTACAAGATGCTAGCTTCATCAGAGTAAAAAATATCACAATGGGTTATACTTTCGATAAACTTCTACAACACACTAAATTTCTTCAAAAAGCAAGAGTATATGTCGATGTATCTAATCCTTTTATTATCACAGATTATGAAGGAGGAGATCCTGAATTTGGTGGACTTTATCCTCCTCAGACAAGCTATACACTAGGATTAAATATTTCATTCTAA
- a CDS encoding DUF2220 domain-containing protein, which translates to MKITLKIAKNLSLLQQGESLPYGGAKSTVLDRMIEEGVVSVQLIGRTRKVVSAPNIIHLNNYLQNQYGIGDLMAYIETLETPSLRAESVRTSSDSKVTKVRTFKGFMVNTLEPIEAHLGDKPILIAPPEGTFTYIYDYEALRLPPEVIVVGVENAENFRYLNEQLEIFPSEPKLFVSRYPQSKDLLSWLLTIENNYLHFGDFDFEGLRIFEHSYRKHLGERASLLVPRDLEAMLSKYGNRSLYDKQYRSQGDTNLDLPYYHKIISLFHRYKRCLEQEVYIASPEV; encoded by the coding sequence ATGAAAATAACACTTAAAATAGCAAAAAACCTCTCCCTACTACAACAGGGAGAGTCCTTGCCTTATGGAGGGGCCAAAAGTACTGTGCTCGATAGAATGATCGAAGAAGGGGTGGTGTCCGTTCAGCTCATAGGACGAACTCGAAAGGTGGTCTCTGCTCCCAATATCATACACCTGAACAACTATCTGCAAAATCAATATGGAATAGGAGATCTAATGGCCTATATCGAAACACTAGAAACGCCATCTTTACGCGCCGAGAGTGTCCGTACTTCATCTGACTCGAAGGTCACCAAAGTGCGTACATTCAAAGGATTCATGGTCAATACCCTAGAACCTATTGAAGCCCACTTGGGAGATAAGCCGATCCTTATAGCACCTCCAGAAGGAACTTTTACCTATATCTACGACTATGAAGCATTGCGACTACCCCCCGAAGTGATTGTCGTGGGAGTGGAGAATGCCGAAAACTTCCGATACTTAAACGAGCAGTTGGAGATATTCCCTTCAGAACCGAAACTGTTTGTCAGTCGTTATCCCCAATCCAAAGATCTACTATCTTGGCTGCTTACCATCGAAAATAACTACCTCCATTTCGGAGATTTCGATTTCGAAGGTCTACGTATCTTCGAGCATTCCTATCGCAAACATCTAGGTGAAAGAGCCTCTCTTCTTGTTCCTCGTGATTTGGAAGCCATGCTGTCGAAATATGGTAACAGATCACTCTATGATAAACAGTATCGAAGCCAAGGAGATACAAATCTAGATCTCCCGTATTATCATAAAATAATCTCTCTTTTTCATCGATATAAGCGCTGTTTAGAACAAGAAGTATACATTGCCTCGCCAGAAGTGTGA
- a CDS encoding RNA polymerase sigma-70 factor, with translation MYLRKNKKSRFEMLYQDYYSDLVRFCTAIVYNRDEAQDLVQELFLELWHKKDLTHIHGEIEHYLFRAAKYKCLNRLKQLSIHDRHEESIKEALIYIHRYSDISDEKIIQKIESVIDLMPSKMKIMVQEHYQERITYRKIAERHNISVNTVKTQIKRAYSKIRSELQLPNNKETIKKITILLFFFTK, from the coding sequence ATGTATTTAAGAAAGAACAAAAAGAGTCGATTTGAAATGTTATATCAAGACTACTACAGCGACCTTGTTAGGTTCTGTACAGCCATTGTCTATAATCGAGATGAGGCACAGGACTTGGTACAAGAGCTGTTTCTTGAGCTTTGGCATAAAAAAGACCTTACACATATTCATGGTGAGATTGAGCACTATCTATTTCGTGCAGCCAAATACAAATGCTTAAATCGACTCAAACAGCTATCCATTCACGATCGACATGAAGAGAGTATCAAAGAGGCACTGATCTATATTCACCGATATAGTGATATTTCAGATGAAAAGATTATTCAGAAAATAGAGAGTGTTATTGATCTGATGCCATCAAAAATGAAAATCATGGTGCAAGAGCACTATCAAGAACGAATCACCTATAGGAAGATTGCAGAGAGACATAATATCAGTGTCAACACCGTCAAAACACAGATAAAGAGAGCTTACAGCAAAATTCGTTCAGAACTACAACTACCTAATAATAAAGAGACTATAAAAAAGATTACCATTTTACTATTTTTTTTCACCAAATGA